One Longimicrobium sp. DNA segment encodes these proteins:
- a CDS encoding BlaI/MecI/CopY family transcriptional regulator, which yields MTESPHLTELQLAILRVLWERGEAGVPEVYRALWDERRLAQSTIATMIGRMEKRAILTRRWEDRQYLYRPAVTEEEVRRSMVAGLTSLLFGGSSAALVSHLVESREIEPGDLDSVRALLNSIEEDDDGAR from the coding sequence ATGACCGAGTCTCCCCACCTCACCGAGCTTCAGCTTGCGATCCTGCGCGTCCTCTGGGAGCGCGGGGAGGCGGGGGTGCCCGAGGTTTACCGCGCGCTGTGGGACGAGCGGCGGCTGGCGCAGTCGACGATCGCCACGATGATCGGGCGGATGGAGAAGCGGGCGATCCTCACGCGCCGCTGGGAGGACCGCCAGTACCTGTACCGCCCCGCCGTCACTGAAGAGGAGGTGCGGCGCTCGATGGTGGCCGGGCTGACGTCGCTCCTCTTCGGCGGGAGCAGCGCGGCGCTCGTGTCTCACCTGGTGGAGTCGCGCGAGATCGAGCCGGGCGACCTGGATTCGGTGAGGGCCCTGCTGAATTCGATCGAGGAGGACGATGACGGGGCTCGGTAG
- a CDS encoding antitoxin Xre-like helix-turn-helix domain-containing protein → MTVSAMEVAEMLGGARTLGRRVGTLTELRRAVEEGLPVESLDAVAGYLSVNEIEASTLKYRIVPKTTLRRRTRLSPEESERTERLARLATLAEHVWERSGARARVPHQCPAPAR, encoded by the coding sequence ATGACCGTGAGCGCGATGGAAGTCGCGGAGATGCTGGGCGGGGCTCGCACGCTCGGGCGGCGCGTGGGGACGCTCACGGAGCTGCGCCGCGCGGTGGAGGAGGGGCTGCCCGTGGAATCGCTGGATGCGGTTGCGGGGTATCTAAGCGTGAACGAAATCGAGGCGTCCACGCTCAAGTACCGCATCGTGCCCAAGACCACGCTCCGGCGGCGTACCCGCCTCAGCCCCGAGGAAAGCGAGCGCACGGAGCGGCTGGCCCGCCTCGCCACGCTCGCCGAGCACGTGTGGGAAAGATCCGGGGCTCGCGCGCGAGTTCCTCACCAGTGTCCAGCCCCAGCTCGGTGA
- the argS gene encoding arginine--tRNA ligase has protein sequence MIWDFLNEKLAEAFAAAGYGEVPAVAEKSRRPEAGQFQCNTAMSLARAARQAPVAIANAVAAKLEFPFDRVSVAGPGFINFSLSDEYLARQAGALLEDPRHGAPQVQPIKLMMDFGGPNVAKRMHVGHLRSSIIGDALQRCARFVGHDVTSDVHLGDWGLPMGMLVTEIRRRWPELPYFAPGGPTGPVDDGITVDVLNKLYPEAAARTKADPAALEEAKQATTALQTGDPGLRALWRRMVDVSVASVRADLDLMGVTFDLWEGESDVRDRLDGMLERLTESGVAERSEGALVVQVGRDDDSEPVPPLLLVKGDGSVTYGATDIATIEHRVELRDPDVIWYVVDQRQRLHFVQVFRAAEAGGMVKDGRPVLEHLGFGTMNAPDGKPFKTRAGEVMSLRDLLELTIAEARSRLGEIALSADITDEERETIAKRIGLAAIKFADLRNHRTSDYIFDVAQFSSFEGKTGPYLCYSIVRSRSIQAKAAAAGFEAGELVPPRSDEERDVCLRLLDFGRAVLATYERRAPNALCEHAFELAQSFNAFYHAHHILSEEDAARRASMLTLTRLVSDQLVLALGILGIEAPERM, from the coding sequence ATGATCTGGGATTTCCTGAACGAGAAGCTGGCGGAGGCCTTTGCCGCGGCGGGGTACGGCGAGGTGCCGGCGGTCGCTGAGAAGTCGCGGCGGCCGGAGGCGGGGCAGTTCCAGTGCAACACCGCGATGTCGCTGGCCAGGGCCGCGCGGCAGGCGCCCGTCGCCATCGCGAACGCGGTGGCGGCGAAGCTGGAGTTCCCTTTTGACCGCGTGTCGGTGGCCGGGCCGGGGTTCATCAACTTCTCGCTGTCCGACGAGTACCTCGCGCGCCAGGCCGGGGCGCTGCTCGAGGATCCGCGGCACGGCGCGCCGCAGGTGCAGCCCATCAAGCTGATGATGGACTTCGGCGGGCCCAACGTCGCCAAGCGGATGCACGTGGGGCACCTGCGCTCCTCCATCATCGGCGACGCGCTGCAGCGCTGCGCCCGCTTCGTGGGCCACGACGTCACCAGCGACGTGCACCTGGGCGACTGGGGGCTCCCCATGGGGATGCTCGTCACCGAGATTCGCCGCCGCTGGCCGGAGCTGCCGTACTTCGCCCCCGGCGGCCCCACCGGCCCGGTGGATGACGGGATCACCGTGGACGTCCTCAACAAGCTGTACCCGGAGGCCGCGGCGCGCACAAAGGCCGACCCCGCCGCGCTGGAGGAGGCGAAGCAGGCCACCACCGCGCTCCAGACCGGCGACCCCGGACTCCGCGCGCTCTGGAGGCGGATGGTGGACGTGTCGGTCGCGTCCGTGCGCGCCGACCTGGACCTGATGGGCGTCACCTTCGACCTGTGGGAAGGCGAGAGCGACGTCCGCGACCGGCTGGACGGGATGCTGGAGCGCCTCACCGAGAGCGGCGTGGCCGAGCGCTCCGAGGGCGCGCTGGTGGTGCAGGTGGGGCGCGACGACGATTCGGAGCCGGTGCCGCCCCTCCTCCTGGTCAAAGGCGACGGGAGCGTCACCTACGGCGCCACCGACATCGCCACCATCGAGCACCGCGTGGAGCTTCGCGATCCCGACGTCATCTGGTACGTGGTGGACCAGCGGCAGCGGCTCCACTTCGTGCAGGTCTTCCGCGCGGCCGAGGCGGGGGGGATGGTAAAGGATGGCCGCCCCGTGCTGGAGCACCTGGGGTTCGGCACGATGAACGCGCCGGACGGCAAGCCCTTCAAGACGCGCGCGGGCGAGGTGATGAGCCTGCGCGACCTCCTGGAGCTCACCATCGCGGAGGCGCGCAGCCGCCTCGGCGAGATCGCGCTCTCCGCCGACATCACGGACGAGGAGCGGGAGACGATCGCGAAGCGGATCGGTCTGGCCGCCATCAAGTTCGCGGACCTGCGCAACCACCGCACGTCGGACTACATCTTCGACGTCGCGCAGTTCTCCTCTTTCGAGGGAAAGACGGGGCCGTACCTCTGCTACTCCATCGTCCGCTCGCGCTCCATCCAGGCCAAGGCGGCGGCCGCCGGATTCGAGGCGGGCGAGCTGGTGCCGCCGCGCAGCGACGAGGAGCGCGACGTGTGCCTGCGCCTGCTGGACTTCGGGCGGGCGGTGCTCGCCACCTACGAGCGGCGCGCGCCCAACGCCCTGTGCGAGCACGCATTCGAGCTGGCGCAGAGCTTCAACGCCTTCTACCATGCCCACCACATCCTCTCCGAGGAAGATGCGGCCCGGCGCGCCTCCATGCTCACCCTCACGCGGCTGGTAAGCGACCAGCTCGTGCTGGCGTTGGGCATTCTGGGGATCGAGGCGCCGGAGCGGATGTAG
- a CDS encoding tetratricopeptide repeat protein, translating into MAKPPKPRRPAPAAPPSPPAPRAPLSPARRRLFAGVMLAVPLLFFLVLEGGLRLAGFGDSYPLFVSAPSQPDYLFPNPEVARRYFRPGSIVPLPQMDFFRAQKAPGGFRIFFQGESSAAGFPYRHGGAPSRMLAERLQATFPARDIEVVNTALTAVNSYTLLDQQREIIAQKPDAVLIYTGHNEFYGVFGVGSSQSGGRSRALVKAYLALRPLRSVQLLNRALSRAPAADASARSVMELMAGEQLIPYGSPRYRAGLAQFRANLSELLARYRARGIPVLIGTVASNDRGQRPFASALLPGTDRAAWERAYRAGVEAMARGDTPAAERALHAAVRIDSTAADPFFALGRCAEARGDAAGARAAYRAARDRDQLRFRAPEDVNRIIREEAARHGAAVVDTRGALERASPGGVVGDAVMLEHLHPNVQGYFVIADAFYQALRAKGMIGPWTHAVPAAHARAALPLTAVDSLVGVYRADRLRSGWPFQPRGARVTPVADTLRPRAIEEELALGLVRETMSWPEATDRLRDAYERAGDREGALRAARAMAQEFRADAEPAFAAGRLAFVLGRHDEALRYARAAVERGETAQSAQLLGFVLLRRGDQAGGARSLRRAAALDPSDQRMAFAATAAEAIPRLEQARARTPRDPGVLFNLATVYAMTQQFDGAREVLAVLREVEPGHAGARELAQRLP; encoded by the coding sequence ATGGCCAAACCGCCCAAGCCCCGCCGCCCGGCACCTGCGGCGCCACCGTCCCCGCCCGCACCCCGCGCCCCGCTCTCCCCCGCTCGGCGGCGGCTCTTTGCCGGGGTGATGCTCGCGGTGCCGCTGCTCTTCTTCCTCGTGCTGGAAGGCGGGCTGCGCCTGGCGGGGTTCGGCGACTCGTACCCGCTCTTCGTGAGCGCGCCCAGCCAGCCGGACTACCTCTTTCCGAATCCGGAGGTGGCGCGCCGCTACTTTCGGCCGGGGAGCATCGTTCCGCTGCCGCAGATGGACTTCTTTCGCGCGCAAAAGGCGCCGGGCGGCTTCCGCATCTTCTTCCAGGGCGAGTCGTCGGCGGCGGGCTTTCCGTACCGGCACGGGGGCGCCCCCTCGCGGATGCTGGCCGAGCGGCTGCAGGCCACCTTTCCCGCCCGCGACATCGAAGTCGTCAACACGGCCCTCACCGCCGTCAACTCGTACACGCTCCTCGACCAGCAGCGGGAGATCATCGCGCAGAAGCCGGACGCGGTGCTGATCTACACGGGCCACAACGAGTTCTACGGCGTCTTCGGCGTGGGCTCGTCGCAGTCCGGCGGGCGCTCGCGGGCGCTGGTGAAGGCGTATCTCGCGCTCCGCCCGCTGCGCAGCGTACAGCTCCTGAACCGGGCGCTCTCCCGGGCGCCGGCGGCGGACGCCTCCGCGCGCTCGGTGATGGAGCTGATGGCCGGCGAGCAGCTCATTCCGTACGGCTCGCCGCGCTACCGGGCCGGGCTCGCGCAGTTCCGCGCCAACCTGTCCGAGCTCCTGGCGCGCTACCGCGCGCGCGGCATCCCGGTGCTGATCGGCACCGTGGCCAGCAACGACCGCGGCCAGCGGCCGTTCGCCAGCGCGCTGCTGCCGGGCACCGACCGCGCCGCATGGGAGCGCGCCTACCGCGCCGGCGTGGAGGCGATGGCGCGCGGCGACACCCCCGCCGCGGAGCGCGCGCTGCACGCCGCCGTGCGCATCGACAGCACCGCGGCCGACCCGTTCTTTGCGCTCGGGCGCTGCGCCGAGGCACGCGGCGATGCGGCGGGAGCGCGCGCCGCCTACCGCGCGGCGCGGGACCGCGACCAGCTCCGCTTCCGCGCGCCGGAGGACGTCAACCGCATCATACGCGAGGAGGCCGCCCGCCACGGCGCGGCCGTCGTGGACACGCGCGGGGCGCTGGAGCGCGCATCCCCCGGCGGCGTGGTGGGCGACGCCGTGATGCTGGAGCACCTGCACCCCAACGTGCAGGGCTACTTCGTGATCGCGGACGCCTTCTACCAGGCGCTCCGGGCGAAGGGGATGATCGGCCCCTGGACCCACGCCGTGCCCGCCGCGCACGCCCGCGCCGCCCTGCCGCTGACCGCGGTGGACTCGCTCGTAGGCGTCTATCGCGCGGACCGGCTGCGCTCGGGGTGGCCCTTTCAGCCCCGCGGCGCGCGCGTGACGCCCGTGGCAGACACGCTCCGCCCGCGCGCCATCGAGGAAGAGCTGGCGCTGGGGCTGGTGCGCGAGACGATGTCGTGGCCCGAAGCCACGGACCGGCTGCGCGACGCCTACGAGCGCGCGGGCGACCGCGAAGGGGCGCTGCGGGCCGCGCGCGCCATGGCCCAGGAGTTCCGGGCCGACGCGGAGCCCGCTTTCGCGGCGGGGCGGCTCGCCTTCGTGCTGGGCCGCCACGACGAGGCGCTGCGCTACGCCCGCGCCGCGGTGGAGCGCGGGGAGACGGCGCAGTCGGCGCAGCTCCTGGGCTTCGTCCTCCTGCGCCGCGGCGACCAGGCGGGGGGTGCGCGGAGCCTGCGGCGCGCCGCCGCGCTCGACCCGAGCGACCAGCGCATGGCCTTCGCCGCCACCGCCGCCGAAGCGATCCCGCGGCTGGAGCAGGCCCGCGCCCGCACGCCCCGCGACCCCGGGGTCCTCTTCAACCTGGCGACCGTGTACGCCATGACGCAGCAGTTCGACGGCGCGCGCGAAGTGCTCGCGGTGCTCCGGGAGGTGGAGCCGGGGCATGCCGGGGCGCGGGAGTTGGCGCAGCGGCTGCCCTGA
- a CDS encoding carbamoyltransferase: MRIAGISAYYHDSAAALVHDGRVVAAAQEERFTRRRHDARFPRNALLYCLSEAGIALDEVDYVAFYDKPFLKFERLLETYLAFAPRGFASFRRAMPLWIREKLFQRDLLAGELSALAPGPRWKERLLFGEHHLSHAASAFYPSPFHEAAVLTMDGVGEWATTSVGHGSGNRLEITREIHFPHSLGLLYSAFTYYTGFRVNSGEYKVMGLAPYGVPRFAPLILERVMDLKEDGSFRLDQRYFDYCTGLRMTGARFHDLFGGPPRRPDEPLTQRHMDLAASVQAVTDEVVLRLTRAIAAETGAKNLCLAGGVALNCVANGRVLRDGRFERIWIQPASGDAGGALGAALAAYHGFQDGPREPAAGLDAMHGSYLGPSYGQRDVERRLTAAGARFTVLDDAELIARTVVALEEGKAVGWFQGRMEFGPRALGARSILADPRSPEMQRRLNLQVKFRESFRPFAPSVLREDVAEWFDLDGDSPYMLLVAEVAASRRRPPAAGEEALFGIDRLNVARSSIPAVTHVDHSARIQTVHRETNPRFHALLTAWKARTGCPVLVNTSFNVRGEPIVLSPLDAFRCFMGTDIDILAAENCFLLREEQDPALRLSYRDAFEAD, translated from the coding sequence GTGCGGATCGCGGGGATCTCCGCCTACTACCACGACAGCGCGGCCGCCCTGGTGCACGACGGCCGCGTGGTCGCGGCGGCACAGGAAGAGCGCTTCACCCGCCGCCGGCACGACGCGCGCTTTCCGCGCAACGCCCTCCTGTACTGCCTTTCCGAAGCGGGAATCGCGCTGGACGAGGTGGACTACGTCGCCTTCTACGACAAGCCCTTCCTCAAGTTCGAGCGGCTGCTGGAGACGTACCTGGCCTTCGCGCCGCGCGGCTTCGCCTCCTTTCGGCGCGCGATGCCGCTCTGGATCCGCGAGAAGCTCTTCCAAAGGGATCTCCTCGCCGGGGAGCTGAGCGCACTCGCGCCCGGCCCGCGCTGGAAGGAGCGGCTCCTCTTCGGCGAGCACCACCTGAGCCACGCGGCCAGCGCCTTCTACCCGTCGCCCTTCCACGAGGCGGCGGTGCTGACGATGGACGGCGTGGGCGAGTGGGCGACCACCTCCGTGGGGCACGGATCCGGCAACCGGCTGGAGATCACGCGCGAGATCCACTTTCCGCACTCGCTGGGCCTCCTCTATTCCGCGTTCACCTACTACACGGGGTTCCGCGTGAACTCCGGCGAGTACAAGGTGATGGGGCTGGCGCCGTACGGAGTGCCGCGCTTCGCGCCCCTGATCCTCGAGCGGGTGATGGACCTAAAGGAGGACGGCTCCTTCCGGCTGGACCAGCGCTACTTCGACTACTGCACCGGGCTGCGGATGACCGGCGCCCGCTTCCACGACCTCTTCGGCGGCCCGCCGCGCCGGCCCGACGAGCCGCTGACGCAGCGCCACATGGACCTGGCCGCGTCGGTGCAGGCCGTCACCGATGAAGTGGTCCTGCGCCTGACCCGCGCCATCGCGGCCGAGACCGGGGCGAAGAACCTGTGCCTGGCGGGCGGCGTGGCGCTCAACTGCGTGGCCAACGGGCGGGTGCTGCGCGACGGGCGCTTCGAGCGCATCTGGATCCAGCCCGCGTCCGGCGACGCGGGTGGCGCGCTGGGCGCGGCGCTGGCGGCGTACCACGGTTTCCAGGACGGCCCGCGCGAGCCGGCGGCCGGCTTGGATGCCATGCACGGCAGCTACCTGGGCCCATCGTACGGCCAGCGCGACGTGGAGCGGCGTCTGACGGCGGCCGGGGCGCGCTTCACCGTGCTGGATGACGCGGAGCTGATCGCGCGAACCGTGGTTGCGCTGGAGGAGGGGAAGGCGGTGGGGTGGTTCCAGGGGCGGATGGAGTTCGGGCCGCGTGCGCTGGGGGCCCGCTCCATCCTGGCCGACCCCCGCTCGCCGGAGATGCAGAGGCGGCTCAACCTGCAGGTGAAGTTCCGCGAGTCGTTCCGCCCCTTTGCCCCTTCGGTGCTGCGCGAGGACGTGGCGGAGTGGTTCGATCTGGACGGCGACAGCCCCTACATGCTCCTGGTGGCGGAGGTGGCCGCCAGCCGCCGGCGCCCGCCCGCGGCCGGCGAGGAGGCCCTCTTTGGGATCGACCGGCTGAACGTCGCCCGCTCGTCGATCCCGGCCGTCACGCACGTGGACCACTCCGCCCGCATCCAGACGGTGCACCGCGAGACGAACCCGCGCTTCCACGCCCTGCTCACGGCGTGGAAGGCGCGCACGGGGTGCCCGGTGCTGGTGAACACCTCGTTCAACGTGCGCGGCGAGCCCATCGTCCTTTCCCCGCTCGACGCCTTTCGCTGTTTCATGGGGACCGACATCGACATCCTGGCGGCGGAGAACTGCTTCCTCCTGCGCGAGGAGCAGGACCCCGCCCTGCGCCTGTCGTACCGCGACGCCTTCGAAGCCGACTGA
- a CDS encoding DUF5989 family protein — MSIVVELWHYMRVRKKFWLAPIIIVFLLVGGLLVLVQGSALAPFIYALF, encoded by the coding sequence ATGTCCATCGTCGTGGAGCTGTGGCACTACATGCGGGTGAGGAAGAAGTTCTGGCTGGCACCCATCATCATCGTCTTCCTGCTGGTGGGCGGGCTCCTGGTGCTGGTGCAGGGCTCGGCGCTGGCGCCCTTCATCTACGCGCTCTTTTAA
- a CDS encoding SxtJ family membrane protein yields the protein MIITSDACIPTRALPALRPQLHEDIERPHGVAGSSDRAFGVVFAVGFGAWALLPLLHGRGVRGWALAVAALFLAAALALPRVLAPLNWAWTHLGMLLALITNPIILAVLFYLVLMPVGLLMRLVGRRPLQLGFDPRARSYWTPREPGPAPESMKREF from the coding sequence ATGATTATCACTTCGGACGCCTGCATCCCCACCCGCGCATTGCCCGCCTTGCGCCCACAGCTTCACGAAGACATCGAGCGGCCCCACGGGGTAGCGGGCTCCAGCGACCGCGCGTTCGGCGTCGTGTTCGCGGTGGGGTTCGGCGCGTGGGCGCTCCTCCCGCTGCTCCACGGGCGCGGTGTGCGCGGGTGGGCGCTCGCCGTGGCGGCCTTGTTCCTGGCCGCCGCGCTCGCGCTCCCCCGTGTGCTGGCACCCCTCAACTGGGCCTGGACGCACCTGGGGATGCTGCTCGCGCTCATCACGAATCCCATCATCCTCGCCGTCCTCTTTTACCTGGTGCTGATGCCGGTGGGGCTGCTGATGCGCCTCGTGGGGAGGCGTCCCCTCCAGCTGGGCTTCGACCCGCGGGCGCGCAGCTACTGGACGCCGCGCGAGCCGGGCCCTGCGCCGGAATCCATGAAACGCGAGTTCTAG
- a CDS encoding M28 family metallopeptidase has protein sequence MAGTPPRAQIDQDAIATPALLRAMTLHRPILALALLAAVPAAAQDASRYRAPADSLIRAATRDSAAWNRIAELVDTFGPRFSGTPELERAIDWVVEQMKRDGLENVHTEPVMVPRWLRGQESATLLSPRNTELHMLGLGGSVGTPGIEAEVLVVGSFDELTRRAAEARGKIVLFDVPFTEYRETVQYRARGAVEAARVGAVAALIRSVGPFGMQTPHTGSMRYNDSIPKIPGAALSIEDAMMLRRMQARGQRPRVRLRMGAQMLPDVQSRNVVAEIRGRERPAEVVVIGGHIDSWDITPGAMDDAGGCVAAWEAVRLMKVLGLRPRRTVRVVLWTNEENGIRGGNAYRDAHRAELPNHVLAIESDAGVFAPKGFSITATDAAFEAVRSIGRLLAPIGADSVGRGGGGADIGPIMALGVPGMGLEVDGTRYFWYHHTAADTPDKLDPRDVARSVAAMAVMAYVAAEMPERIPFGTAPAGR, from the coding sequence ATGGCCGGAACGCCGCCACGCGCGCAGATTGACCAGGACGCCATCGCCACCCCTGCCCTGCTCCGCGCCATGACCCTGCACCGCCCGATCCTCGCCCTGGCCCTGCTGGCCGCCGTGCCCGCCGCGGCCCAGGATGCATCCCGCTACCGCGCCCCCGCCGACTCGCTGATCCGCGCCGCCACGCGCGACAGCGCCGCCTGGAACCGCATCGCCGAGCTGGTGGACACATTCGGCCCGCGCTTCAGCGGCACGCCGGAGCTGGAGCGCGCCATCGACTGGGTGGTGGAGCAGATGAAGCGCGACGGGCTGGAGAACGTGCACACCGAGCCGGTGATGGTGCCGCGATGGTTGCGCGGCCAGGAATCGGCCACCCTGCTGAGCCCCCGCAACACCGAGCTGCACATGCTGGGGCTGGGCGGCAGCGTGGGTACGCCGGGGATCGAGGCCGAGGTGCTGGTGGTGGGGAGCTTCGACGAGCTCACCCGCCGCGCGGCCGAGGCGCGGGGGAAGATCGTGCTCTTCGACGTCCCCTTCACCGAGTACCGCGAGACGGTGCAGTACCGCGCACGCGGCGCGGTGGAGGCGGCGCGGGTGGGCGCGGTGGCGGCGCTGATCCGCTCCGTGGGGCCCTTTGGGATGCAGACGCCGCACACCGGCAGCATGCGCTACAACGACAGCATCCCAAAGATCCCTGGCGCGGCGCTCTCCATCGAAGACGCCATGATGCTGCGCCGCATGCAGGCACGCGGGCAGCGTCCGCGCGTTCGGCTGCGCATGGGCGCGCAGATGCTGCCGGACGTGCAGTCGCGCAACGTGGTCGCGGAGATCCGTGGACGCGAGCGGCCGGCGGAGGTGGTGGTGATCGGCGGGCACATCGACTCGTGGGACATCACCCCGGGCGCGATGGACGACGCGGGCGGGTGCGTGGCGGCGTGGGAGGCGGTGCGGCTGATGAAGGTGCTCGGCCTGCGCCCGCGCCGCACGGTGCGCGTGGTGCTGTGGACCAACGAGGAGAACGGCATCCGCGGCGGCAACGCGTACCGCGACGCCCACCGCGCCGAGCTCCCCAACCACGTCCTCGCCATCGAGTCCGACGCGGGAGTCTTTGCGCCGAAGGGCTTCAGCATCACCGCCACGGACGCGGCGTTCGAGGCGGTGCGGTCGATCGGCCGCCTTCTGGCCCCCATCGGCGCGGACAGCGTGGGGCGCGGCGGCGGCGGGGCGGACATCGGCCCCATCATGGCGCTGGGCGTGCCGGGGATGGGGCTGGAGGTGGATGGCACCCGCTACTTCTGGTACCACCACACCGCCGCCGACACCCCGGACAAGCTGGATCCCCGCGACGTCGCCCGCTCCGTCGCCGCGATGGCCGTCATGGCCTACGTCGCCGCCGAGATGCCCGAGCGCATCCCGTTCGGCACGGCGCCGGCCGGCCGGTGA
- a CDS encoding cellulase family glycosylhydrolase, with protein MTRCTPSVLRSIVFAALLALPAAAQAQGVWPRERAAAWQREAGWLVGSNYAPSTAINQLEMWQAETFDPRTIDRELGWAQSIGLNTMRVFLHDLAYKQDPRGFLDRVDQYLAIADRHGIRTMLVIFDGVWDPFPRPGRQRAPKPHLHNSGWVQSPGLDILTDTARHDEMEGYVKAVVGRFANDRRVVAWDLFNEPDNTNPSSYYVYEPENKAELSLALLRKTFRWARAMNPSQPLTVGPWRGDWRDPAKLSPLTGFMLANSDVITFHSYDPPATLRPLVDALERYGRPILCTEYMARPRGSTFAAILPILKEEGVGAYNWGMVQGKSQTIYPWDTWDRHYTAEPDVWFHDIFRTDGRPYDPREVELIRRLTGRRPAPRATSGTH; from the coding sequence ATGACGCGGTGCACGCCGTCGGTTCTGCGGTCGATCGTCTTCGCAGCGCTGCTGGCGCTCCCCGCCGCCGCGCAGGCGCAGGGAGTGTGGCCGCGCGAGCGGGCGGCGGCGTGGCAACGTGAAGCGGGATGGCTGGTGGGGAGCAACTACGCCCCCAGCACCGCCATCAACCAGCTGGAGATGTGGCAGGCGGAAACGTTCGACCCGCGGACCATCGACCGGGAGCTGGGGTGGGCGCAGTCCATCGGGCTGAACACGATGCGCGTCTTCCTCCACGACCTGGCGTACAAGCAGGATCCCCGTGGTTTTCTCGACCGCGTGGACCAGTACCTCGCCATCGCGGACCGCCACGGCATCCGCACGATGCTGGTGATCTTTGACGGGGTGTGGGACCCGTTCCCGCGCCCCGGCAGGCAGCGCGCGCCCAAGCCGCACCTCCACAACTCGGGATGGGTGCAGAGCCCCGGGCTGGACATCCTGACCGACACCGCCCGCCACGACGAGATGGAGGGCTACGTGAAGGCCGTGGTGGGCCGCTTCGCCAACGACCGCCGCGTGGTGGCGTGGGACCTCTTCAACGAGCCGGACAACACCAATCCGTCGTCGTACTACGTCTACGAGCCGGAGAACAAGGCGGAGCTCTCGCTCGCGCTGCTGCGCAAGACCTTTCGCTGGGCGCGCGCCATGAACCCGTCGCAGCCGCTGACCGTGGGCCCATGGCGGGGCGACTGGCGCGACCCGGCGAAGCTGTCGCCGCTGACCGGGTTCATGCTCGCCAACTCGGACGTGATCACCTTCCACAGCTACGACCCGCCCGCGACGCTCCGCCCCCTGGTGGACGCGCTGGAGCGGTACGGGCGCCCCATCCTGTGCACCGAGTACATGGCGCGTCCGCGGGGGAGCACCTTTGCGGCGATCCTCCCCATCCTGAAGGAGGAAGGGGTGGGCGCGTACAACTGGGGAATGGTGCAGGGGAAGAGCCAGACCATCTACCCGTGGGATACCTGGGACCGGCACTACACCGCCGAGCCCGACGTCTGGTTCCACGACATCTTTCGCACGGACGGCAGGCCGTACGACCCCCGCGAGGTGGAGCTGATCCGCCGCCTCACCGGCCGCCGCCCCGCGCCCCGGGCGACCTCCGGCACGCACTGA
- a CDS encoding helix-turn-helix domain-containing protein produces the protein MEIMVRPIHTEEDYDATLALVATLMDAEPGTPEGDRLDVLVTLIEAYEARHWAIAAPDPIEAIRVRMEQKGLRQRDLEPMIGSRGRVSEVLSRKRALTLPMIRKLAAGLGLRADILIQESRGAIQP, from the coding sequence ATGGAAATCATGGTGCGCCCGATCCATACGGAAGAAGATTACGATGCGACGCTCGCGCTCGTAGCCACGTTGATGGATGCTGAGCCGGGCACCCCGGAGGGTGACCGTCTGGACGTGCTCGTGACTTTGATCGAGGCCTATGAAGCACGACACTGGGCCATTGCCGCGCCAGATCCCATCGAAGCAATCAGGGTGCGCATGGAACAGAAGGGTCTGCGCCAGCGCGATCTGGAGCCGATGATCGGCTCGCGGGGGCGCGTTTCCGAGGTCCTGTCTCGCAAGCGAGCGCTTACCCTTCCGATGATTCGCAAGCTTGCGGCGGGACTGGGACTACGCGCGGACATTCTCATCCAGGAATCGCGCGGCGCCATACAGCCGTAG
- a CDS encoding type II toxin-antitoxin system HigB family toxin produces MRIIAKRTLWQFWETHPRGAQAETPLRVWYSTVEDADWASPADVKATYGDASILQESRVVFNISGNKFRLVARINYPYRVVYVRFVGTHEEYDAIGVETI; encoded by the coding sequence ATGCGAATCATCGCCAAGCGAACCCTATGGCAATTCTGGGAAACACATCCTCGTGGGGCACAGGCTGAGACGCCGCTTCGGGTGTGGTACAGCACCGTCGAAGACGCGGACTGGGCGAGCCCGGCGGATGTGAAAGCCACCTATGGCGATGCCAGCATTCTTCAGGAGAGCAGGGTCGTGTTCAACATCTCGGGAAACAAGTTCCGGCTCGTCGCGCGGATCAACTATCCCTATCGTGTTGTCTACGTCCGATTCGTGGGCACGCACGAGGAGTACGACGCAATCGGCGTGGAGACGATCTGA